The Sphingobacterium bambusae genome includes a window with the following:
- the acs gene encoding acetate--CoA ligase produces the protein MNLQIKSFEEYQDAYKHSVENPEAFWGEIAEHFFWKRKWTNVLNWNFTEPNIKWFEGARVNITENCLDRHIYNNGDKPAIIWEPNDPNEAHRILTYKQLLDKVETFANVLKNNKVVKGDRVCIYLPMVPELVIAVLACARIGAIHSVVFGGFSAQSIADRIGDAECKLVVTSDGGYRAGKVLELKSIVDDALMQCKSVERVIVLTRTRTPVSMIKGRDVWWEDEIKKVETQGNPPCPAEEMDAEDPLFILYTSGSTGKPKGVVHTTGGYMVYTGYTFSNVFQYQPGEVYFCTADIGWITGHSYIVYGPLSQGATSLLFEGTPTYPDAGRLWDIVEKYKVNTLYTAPTAIRSLMAFGDEYIDGKDLSSIKKLGSVGEPINEEAWHWYHDKVGKGEAPIADTWWQTENGGILISPLAGISPTIPGYAMLPLPGVQPCLMDENGQEIEGNDVSGNLCIKFPWPGMLRTTWGDHERCKQTYFSTYENKYFTGDGCYRSPEGYYRITGRVDDVLNVSGHRIGTAEVENAINMHSDVVESAIVGYPHPVKGQGIYAYVIANHHIDEESTRKDILQTITRIIGAIAKPDIIQFVADLPKTRSGKIMRRILRKIAEGETESLGDTSTLQDPTVVESIIKGAEEFRK, from the coding sequence ATGAACCTACAGATTAAAAGTTTTGAGGAATATCAAGACGCCTATAAGCATAGCGTCGAAAACCCAGAAGCATTTTGGGGAGAAATTGCGGAACACTTCTTTTGGAAAAGGAAATGGACAAATGTCCTGAACTGGAACTTTACGGAGCCAAATATCAAATGGTTTGAAGGTGCTCGCGTCAATATCACAGAAAACTGCTTGGATCGTCACATTTATAATAACGGCGATAAACCTGCCATTATCTGGGAGCCCAATGATCCGAATGAAGCACACCGAATCCTGACGTATAAACAACTATTAGATAAGGTCGAAACCTTTGCCAACGTTTTGAAAAATAATAAGGTGGTAAAAGGCGACCGCGTATGCATCTATCTACCGATGGTACCGGAGCTTGTTATCGCCGTGTTGGCCTGTGCGCGCATTGGCGCCATACATTCCGTCGTGTTTGGTGGATTTTCTGCGCAGTCGATTGCCGACCGCATCGGAGATGCTGAGTGCAAGCTTGTTGTCACCTCGGATGGCGGCTACCGCGCCGGCAAAGTATTGGAGCTGAAATCCATTGTGGATGATGCTCTAATGCAGTGTAAATCAGTGGAGCGCGTGATCGTATTGACACGTACACGCACACCGGTATCGATGATTAAAGGCCGTGACGTGTGGTGGGAAGATGAAATCAAAAAAGTGGAAACACAAGGAAACCCACCTTGCCCAGCAGAAGAGATGGATGCGGAAGATCCACTTTTTATTCTCTACACTTCCGGATCTACCGGAAAACCCAAAGGCGTGGTTCACACCACAGGCGGCTACATGGTGTACACCGGCTATACCTTCTCGAATGTATTCCAATATCAACCCGGTGAGGTCTACTTCTGCACAGCCGATATCGGGTGGATCACCGGGCATAGCTATATCGTATATGGTCCACTTTCCCAAGGAGCAACATCGCTTTTATTTGAAGGCACCCCGACTTACCCCGACGCAGGACGTCTATGGGATATCGTGGAGAAATATAAAGTCAATACGCTTTACACCGCACCAACAGCTATACGCTCGTTGATGGCCTTCGGCGATGAATATATCGATGGTAAAGATTTGAGTAGCATCAAAAAGCTGGGTTCCGTGGGCGAGCCCATCAACGAAGAAGCTTGGCATTGGTACCACGACAAAGTGGGCAAAGGCGAGGCTCCAATAGCCGACACTTGGTGGCAAACCGAGAATGGAGGCATTTTGATCTCGCCATTGGCCGGCATTTCGCCTACAATCCCCGGTTATGCTATGCTGCCACTACCCGGCGTGCAGCCGTGCCTTATGGATGAAAACGGACAAGAAATCGAAGGTAATGACGTTTCGGGTAATCTTTGCATTAAATTCCCTTGGCCGGGCATGCTCCGCACCACGTGGGGCGACCACGAGCGCTGTAAGCAGACCTATTTCTCGACGTACGAAAATAAGTATTTCACGGGTGATGGTTGCTACCGCAGCCCGGAAGGATACTACAGAATTACAGGACGCGTAGATGATGTATTGAACGTCTCCGGCCACCGTATAGGTACCGCAGAGGTTGAAAATGCCATCAACATGCACTCTGATGTGGTTGAATCCGCCATCGTAGGCTATCCGCACCCGGTTAAAGGACAAGGAATATATGCCTACGTGATCGCCAACCACCATATCGACGAAGAAAGTACGCGTAAAGATATCCTACAAACGATCACACGTATTATCGGCGCTATTGCAAAACCAGATATTATTCAGTTTGTCGCGGATTTGCCAAAAACACGCTCCGGAAAAATTATGCGCCGTATACTACGCAAAATAGCCGAAGGTGAAACAGAAAGTTTAGGCGACACCTCTACCCTACAGGATCCTACAGTCGTGGAATCCATCATCAAAGGAGCTGAGGAGTTTCGTAAATAA
- a CDS encoding Na+/H+ antiporter subunit B gives MKSAILQTATRYLLPILLLFSFFLLLRGHYYPGGGFVGGLVASIAFVLHSFANGTASTMKILRYKPLSLIPIGLALSTLSVVAPLLLGLPPMTGLWFEEPIPVIGMIGSALFFDLGVYLVVIGVVLTILFTIALEE, from the coding sequence ATGAAGAGTGCCATATTACAAACAGCGACGCGGTATCTTTTACCGATCCTGTTATTATTTTCGTTTTTTTTGCTCCTTCGCGGGCATTATTATCCCGGAGGAGGCTTCGTGGGAGGCTTGGTGGCTTCCATCGCTTTCGTGCTGCACAGCTTCGCCAATGGCACCGCCAGCACAATGAAAATTTTACGGTATAAACCACTATCCCTCATCCCCATCGGTTTAGCGCTTTCCACGTTGAGCGTGGTCGCACCGCTCCTGCTAGGTTTGCCTCCGATGACTGGGCTATGGTTTGAAGAGCCGATTCCGGTAATTGGCATGATCGGATCGGCATTATTTTTTGACTTGGGTGTTTACTTGGTGGTCATCGGCGTAGTCTTGACCATTTTGTTTACCATAGCATTGGAGGAATAA
- a CDS encoding NAD(P)-dependent oxidoreductase translates to MEEAILIVDDIHDVLLEKLREAEIAFTYLPKSNRAEAEDLIAGYTGLIIRSKFQVDQDFIDKAPHLKFIARAGAGMDNIDEDYALSKGIRLLPANEGNRDAVGEHMIGMLLSLMNNLNRGHREISAGQWLREKNRGYELKGRTVALIGYGHNGQAMARKLSGFEVNVIAYDKYKTGFSDQYAREVSMEEVVKHADVLSFHIPLTRETKAMVDKEYLYHFRKPIFFLMGARGGIVDIPAVLHYLDQGKILGAAFDVLPVEKFPALEQQDWYKDLISRDNVLLSPHVAGWTFESYYKLSAVLADKIIAEREKD, encoded by the coding sequence ATGGAAGAGGCTATTTTAATTGTTGACGACATTCATGACGTGTTGTTAGAAAAGCTGCGCGAGGCCGAAATTGCCTTTACCTATTTACCCAAATCAAATAGGGCCGAAGCGGAAGATCTCATCGCCGGCTATACCGGCTTGATCATACGTTCCAAATTTCAGGTAGACCAAGACTTTATCGATAAAGCGCCCCACCTAAAGTTTATTGCAAGGGCTGGTGCTGGCATGGACAATATTGATGAAGATTATGCCCTAAGCAAAGGTATACGCTTGCTGCCGGCGAATGAAGGCAACCGCGATGCCGTGGGCGAGCATATGATCGGCATGTTACTCAGCCTCATGAATAACCTCAACCGTGGACATCGAGAAATTAGCGCAGGGCAATGGTTGCGCGAAAAGAACCGAGGTTATGAACTTAAAGGACGCACAGTGGCTCTTATTGGTTACGGCCACAATGGACAAGCTATGGCACGTAAGCTATCCGGATTTGAGGTGAATGTCATTGCTTACGATAAATACAAAACAGGCTTTTCCGATCAGTATGCCCGTGAAGTATCTATGGAAGAAGTCGTGAAGCACGCCGATGTACTCAGCTTTCATATTCCGCTGACCCGAGAAACAAAAGCTATGGTCGACAAGGAATACCTCTATCATTTCCGCAAACCGATTTTCTTCCTCATGGGTGCACGCGGCGGCATTGTCGATATTCCGGCTGTTTTGCATTACCTAGATCAGGGAAAGATATTAGGCGCCGCATTTGACGTACTACCTGTCGAGAAGTTTCCCGCCTTGGAACAGCAAGATTGGTATAAAGACCTCATCAGCAGGGATAACGTATTGCTGAGCCCACACGTTGCCGGTTGGACATTTGAAAGCTACTATAAGTTATCAGCTGTGTTGGCTGATAAGATTATCGCAGAGCGGGAAAAAGATTAA
- a CDS encoding proton-conducting transporter transmembrane domain-containing protein, protein MIDNHILAPIFVQLFTAIAQLMFWRKTVTQRFISVGGSIIGLLVAIRLFSRVQTDGILTMNAANWDAPFGIVFVADALSVTLVLLTSIAAVAVALFSSVSLSRQRMLYGYFPIFHFLIMGLQGAFLTGDIFNLYVYFEVIIISSFVLMTLGGRKAQLEGAVKYMAMNILASMFFLTGIGILYGITGTLNMADLALKIQLVQNKTLVGITSCFFIIGFGIKSAVFPLYYWLPSSYHTPPSAVAATFGGLLTKVGIYALIRVLSLIFIPDDFTRTLLMVIAVLTIITGAFGALIKTNVRRLFSYLIVCHIGFMVGGIAMFSKVALMGTVFYLIHDIMVKTNMFLIAGLIRQLRGTLDMEKLGGLYRDYPKISLLIALVLFSLVGIPPLSGFWPKIFLFQGAFATQQYFFVAALVIGSFITLYVIAKMWSQVFWKNPPQEDIIDDRFAPMPPYRKLLMVLPIVILGVVTLYIGLNAEAIINVTDKISSQLMDNSAYIEAVLGDKTN, encoded by the coding sequence ATGATAGACAACCATATTCTTGCACCTATTTTTGTGCAGCTGTTCACGGCCATTGCACAGCTGATGTTTTGGCGAAAAACGGTGACACAGCGCTTTATAAGTGTGGGGGGAAGCATCATCGGTTTACTTGTTGCCATTCGGCTCTTTAGCCGCGTGCAAACGGATGGGATTTTAACCATGAATGCCGCCAACTGGGACGCTCCGTTCGGTATAGTTTTCGTGGCCGATGCGCTTAGTGTGACTTTAGTGCTCCTAACCTCTATTGCCGCGGTGGCGGTTGCACTGTTTTCATCGGTAAGCCTAAGTCGGCAGCGCATGCTCTATGGCTATTTCCCGATCTTCCATTTCCTGATCATGGGACTGCAGGGCGCTTTCCTCACCGGTGATATTTTTAATCTATATGTTTATTTCGAGGTGATCATCATTTCTTCCTTTGTACTGATGACCCTAGGTGGGCGCAAGGCACAGCTGGAGGGAGCGGTGAAATACATGGCGATGAACATTTTGGCATCCATGTTCTTCTTAACCGGCATTGGGATTCTGTACGGCATTACCGGCACCTTAAACATGGCAGATTTGGCTTTGAAGATTCAATTGGTACAAAACAAGACATTAGTGGGCATTACCTCCTGCTTTTTCATTATCGGCTTTGGCATCAAATCGGCCGTTTTCCCCTTGTATTACTGGTTACCATCTTCTTATCATACGCCGCCATCTGCGGTTGCAGCAACCTTCGGCGGTCTGTTGACCAAAGTGGGTATCTACGCGCTTATACGGGTATTAAGCTTGATCTTCATTCCCGATGATTTTACACGAACCTTGTTGATGGTCATTGCCGTACTGACCATTATCACTGGAGCCTTTGGTGCCTTGATAAAAACCAACGTACGCCGATTGTTTTCCTACCTTATCGTTTGCCACATCGGCTTTATGGTAGGCGGTATCGCTATGTTTAGCAAAGTCGCGTTGATGGGTACGGTATTTTACCTTATCCACGATATCATGGTCAAGACCAATATGTTTTTGATCGCCGGTTTGATCCGGCAGCTGCGAGGCACTCTTGACATGGAGAAATTAGGAGGCCTCTATCGAGACTATCCTAAGATTTCGCTGCTAATAGCGTTAGTGCTATTCTCGTTGGTCGGCATTCCACCATTATCGGGCTTTTGGCCAAAAATATTCCTTTTTCAGGGCGCTTTTGCAACGCAGCAATACTTTTTCGTCGCGGCCTTGGTTATCGGTAGCTTTATCACGCTATATGTTATTGCGAAAATGTGGTCGCAAGTATTTTGGAAAAACCCGCCACAGGAGGATATCATTGACGATCGCTTTGCGCCGATGCCTCCTTACCGAAAATTGTTGATGGTTTTGCCGATCGTGATCTTGGGTGTCGTCACGCTCTATATCGGTTTAAATGCAGAAGCTATTATCAACGTAACAGATAAAATATCATCCCAATTGATGGATAACTCCGCCTATATTGAAGCGGTATTGGGAGACAAAACGAACTAG
- a CDS encoding Na+/H+ antiporter subunit E: protein MIKYFLMNLLLSGIWVALTGSMYYTNFLFGFMLGFFVLWIMNRNETDQRYFYRVPKIISFIFYFLYEVIKANVQVAFDVVTPRYFFKPGIVKYPLNASTDFEINLLTTMLSLTPGTLILDISDDKKTIYIHVMYLTDPETFVRQTKTGLERRLLAILR, encoded by the coding sequence ATGATTAAGTACTTTTTAATGAACCTGCTGTTGTCAGGCATTTGGGTAGCCCTCACCGGATCCATGTATTATACCAATTTCCTATTCGGTTTTATGCTTGGTTTCTTTGTGTTGTGGATCATGAACAGAAATGAAACGGATCAACGCTATTTTTATCGCGTCCCTAAGATCATCAGCTTTATCTTTTATTTTCTCTATGAAGTGATCAAAGCCAATGTGCAGGTTGCTTTTGACGTGGTGACGCCTAGATATTTCTTCAAACCTGGGATTGTCAAATATCCGCTGAATGCCTCGACAGATTTTGAAATCAACCTGCTAACGACCATGCTCTCACTCACACCTGGAACCTTGATTTTGGATATCAGCGATGACAAAAAAACCATATACATCCATGTGATGTACTTAACGGATCCCGAGACCTTCGTTAGGCAAACCAAAACTGGATTGGAAAGAAGATTATTAGCGATTTTACGATGA
- a CDS encoding Na+/H+ antiporter subunit C, whose product MELLLVIVIGLLYAGGVYLILRRSMVKLLLGIMLLGNGTNILIFLLGKITKGSPPVINEAYKVFQDIYADPIPQALILTAIVISFALTSFAIVLLKRVYALVDSDDLDDLNTPEEEDL is encoded by the coding sequence ATGGAATTACTACTGGTTATCGTAATCGGCTTATTGTATGCAGGCGGTGTGTACCTGATCCTTCGTCGCAGCATGGTGAAGTTACTTCTGGGCATCATGCTCTTGGGTAATGGTACCAACATTTTGATTTTCTTATTGGGGAAGATCACCAAAGGAAGTCCGCCCGTGATCAACGAAGCGTATAAAGTATTTCAGGATATCTATGCCGATCCCATACCTCAAGCCCTAATTTTAACTGCCATCGTGATCAGCTTCGCCTTGACTTCCTTTGCCATTGTCCTTTTAAAAAGGGTATATGCATTGGTTGACTCCGACGATCTAGACGATTTAAACACTCCTGAAGAAGAAGATTTATGA
- a CDS encoding putative monovalent cation/H+ antiporter subunit A yields the protein MLFTVLTGLITSSLLIPFGKLIKTKWSLLLPLIPVLLFIFYLLHIPTIAGGTNLVQHLDWVPSLGVNLDFRLDGLSLLFALLITGIGTAIFFYGRTYLKGHPYFDRFFAYLFLFMSAMLGVVLSNNILTLFVFWELTSISSFFLIGFNNDSKASRDSALTALSITGLGGFFLLAGLILTGHIADTFVISELFAKHDVIVSHPLYPLIAGLIFIGAFTKSAQFPFHFWLPGAMKAPTPVSAYLHSATMVKAGIYLLARFTPVFGHTELWNNTLLIVGGFTMLYAAIHSLFRVDLKGILAYSTISALGILTFLLGLGTQEAIIAAAVFILVHALYKATLFMVTGIIDHETHTRDITKLSGLRKVLFPVFIAALLAALSSAGLPSTFGFIGKDLIYEATLHYKPNWATLLTALAVVTNIGLVAAGFMAGLKPFVGKISPTFEKVHLPYPSMWIPPLLLGILGLLFGLFPGYVGGIFNYQAANAITQSDTAMHLKIWHGVNTVLLLSVATLLVGVAVYFLNKPSEQKLAFVERFNSIAPQRIFLKIGRSMMRLSTWYTQTFHNGYLRSYHIKIIIFAELLLGYKLWISGPIHINWESLTPLSWYEVGIVAMLLGALYIIVTTRSRLTSVVSTSVIGYCICLMFVFYSAPDLAMTQFTIDTLTTVLFVLVLYKLPSFINITSRWLQIRDAIVALGFGVILSLIALRVLQEPNGTEISSFYGENSYLLAKGKNVVNTILVDFRGIDTMFETVVLSIAAIGVYSLIRLRLKSSEKE from the coding sequence ATGCTATTTACTGTTTTAACAGGATTAATAACATCGAGCCTTCTCATTCCTTTTGGCAAGCTTATTAAGACAAAATGGAGTTTATTGCTACCATTAATACCTGTACTTCTTTTTATATTTTACCTGCTACATATTCCCACCATCGCTGGGGGAACAAATTTAGTGCAGCACTTGGATTGGGTTCCGAGCTTAGGCGTCAACCTTGACTTCCGCTTAGACGGGCTCTCCCTCTTGTTTGCCCTCCTCATCACGGGGATTGGTACCGCTATCTTTTTCTATGGCAGAACGTACTTGAAAGGACATCCTTACTTCGACAGATTCTTTGCTTACCTCTTTCTTTTTATGAGCGCTATGTTGGGCGTTGTACTTTCGAACAATATCCTAACACTATTTGTTTTTTGGGAACTAACCAGCATCAGTTCTTTCTTTCTCATCGGGTTTAATAACGATAGCAAGGCATCGCGCGATAGTGCCTTAACAGCCTTGAGCATTACCGGCCTAGGTGGCTTCTTTTTATTGGCGGGGCTTATTCTTACCGGGCATATCGCTGACACCTTCGTCATCAGCGAGCTTTTTGCGAAGCATGATGTGATCGTTAGCCATCCTTTATATCCGCTAATTGCCGGACTTATATTCATTGGTGCTTTTACGAAGTCGGCTCAATTCCCCTTCCACTTTTGGTTGCCCGGCGCCATGAAGGCGCCTACTCCGGTTTCGGCATACCTACACTCGGCCACTATGGTGAAAGCAGGGATCTACCTCCTTGCACGATTCACGCCGGTATTTGGACATACAGAACTGTGGAACAACACCCTGCTTATTGTGGGTGGATTCACGATGCTCTATGCAGCCATACATTCCTTATTTCGTGTTGACCTAAAAGGAATCCTAGCTTATTCGACCATCTCGGCTTTAGGCATATTGACTTTTCTACTTGGCTTGGGCACGCAGGAAGCTATTATTGCGGCGGCTGTATTTATTTTGGTGCATGCCCTTTATAAGGCAACACTCTTTATGGTCACTGGAATTATCGACCATGAAACGCATACACGTGATATCACGAAGCTCAGCGGTCTACGCAAAGTTCTTTTCCCGGTGTTTATTGCCGCACTGCTCGCAGCATTATCGAGTGCTGGGCTGCCATCAACTTTTGGATTTATCGGTAAAGATCTTATATACGAAGCGACTTTACATTATAAGCCCAATTGGGCTACTTTGCTGACGGCCTTAGCCGTGGTCACCAATATTGGATTGGTGGCGGCAGGTTTCATGGCGGGCTTAAAGCCGTTCGTTGGGAAAATATCTCCAACGTTTGAAAAGGTACATCTGCCCTATCCTTCCATGTGGATTCCGCCATTGCTCTTGGGTATATTAGGTTTACTGTTTGGTCTTTTTCCGGGCTATGTCGGCGGGATTTTCAATTATCAGGCGGCAAATGCGATAACACAAAGCGACACAGCGATGCACCTTAAGATATGGCACGGTGTAAACACCGTATTGCTGTTGAGTGTCGCCACGTTGCTCGTTGGCGTTGCTGTTTATTTCCTCAATAAACCTAGTGAGCAGAAACTAGCTTTCGTTGAGCGCTTCAACAGTATTGCGCCGCAACGGATCTTCCTGAAAATAGGTCGATCCATGATGCGCCTGTCCACTTGGTATACGCAAACCTTCCACAATGGCTACCTGCGCTCCTATCATATCAAGATCATTATTTTCGCGGAACTTCTTTTGGGCTATAAACTATGGATCAGTGGGCCGATTCATATTAACTGGGAAAGCTTAACCCCCTTATCTTGGTACGAAGTAGGCATCGTTGCCATGCTTCTGGGTGCACTATACATTATCGTGACGACGCGCTCCCGACTCACCTCTGTAGTGTCGACCAGCGTTATTGGCTACTGCATCTGTTTGATGTTCGTATTCTATAGCGCCCCAGATCTAGCCATGACGCAGTTTACGATAGACACCCTTACAACCGTTCTTTTCGTATTGGTGTTGTATAAACTTCCAAGTTTTATCAATATCACCAGCCGATGGCTGCAGATCCGCGATGCAATTGTAGCCTTGGGTTTTGGCGTTATACTATCGCTTATTGCGCTGCGCGTTTTACAAGAGCCTAATGGCACCGAAATAAGCAGTTTCTACGGCGAAAATTCCTACTTATTGGCTAAAGGCAAGAATGTGGTAAATACCATATTGGTAGACTTCCGAGGTATTGATACCATGTTTGAAACGGTTGTATTGTCCATCGCCGCAATAGGTGTGTACAGCTTGATACGGTTGCGGTTAAAATCATCTGAAAAAGAATAG
- the mnhG gene encoding monovalent cation/H(+) antiporter subunit G: MMIDIILAILSTIGALSILFAAIGILRMPDFYLRLSVTVKASTLGVGLLLICAAIMFPDVSVTTKAIAIIFFLIITAPIAAHMIGRAAYFTGTPLWKDTIIDELEGMYNEETHELESEEEEIESENSSKPNIAKTDEETE; this comes from the coding sequence ATGATGATTGATATAATTTTAGCAATACTTAGCACAATAGGGGCTTTATCTATTCTCTTTGCAGCGATTGGCATCTTACGCATGCCCGATTTCTATTTACGCTTGTCGGTTACTGTGAAAGCTTCCACCTTGGGCGTTGGACTTCTACTTATCTGCGCTGCCATCATGTTCCCGGATGTTTCCGTAACGACCAAAGCCATCGCCATCATCTTTTTTCTCATTATCACGGCACCCATAGCTGCACATATGATCGGACGGGCAGCCTATTTTACAGGAACCCCACTTTGGAAGGACACCATTATTGATGAGCTCGAGGGCATGTATAATGAGGAAACACACGAACTGGAAAGTGAAGAAGAGGAGATCGAGAGTGAAAACTCCTCCAAGCCGAACATTGCAAAAACCGATGAAGAAACCGAGTAG
- a CDS encoding lactonase family protein, translated as MRTLIAVLLSCFMLESIAQEIPMFVGTYTNKGSQGIYLYMFNTEDGEATLYSATAAQDPSFLARSKNGKMLYAVREQEKETAEVSAYTFDGDLLSFVNSQPTEGGAPCHVAVGQKQPLALVSNYGGGSLAVFKLDENGALGEKIQLIQQEGQGPDKDRQEASHVHSAFFSADEKHVFVQNLGTDRVTIYRVAHEKDQYKLVEESVISTPAAGGPRHLVLDQKEKNLYVLLEMKAQIAHYTKEKDTWKLIDTLSINADGFTGENGAAEIKFSPDLKFLYASNRGEANSIALFSVDKSGALLKKSVYSTEGKGPRNFNISPDGRFLLVANQSTDDIVVFKRDLNSGEIIDTGKKIEVSTPVCIIF; from the coding sequence ATGAGAACGTTAATCGCTGTTTTATTGAGTTGTTTTATGCTGGAATCTATCGCGCAGGAGATCCCCATGTTTGTTGGAACGTACACGAACAAGGGAAGTCAGGGAATTTATTTATACATGTTTAATACGGAGGATGGCGAGGCTACGCTTTATTCGGCTACGGCAGCGCAGGATCCTTCCTTTTTAGCGCGTTCAAAAAACGGAAAAATGCTCTATGCTGTTCGCGAGCAGGAGAAAGAAACGGCCGAAGTGTCCGCTTATACCTTTGACGGGGATTTACTTTCCTTTGTCAACAGTCAACCCACCGAGGGTGGAGCACCTTGCCATGTTGCAGTGGGGCAGAAGCAACCTTTAGCGCTTGTGTCCAATTACGGCGGTGGCTCGTTGGCAGTCTTTAAACTTGACGAAAATGGCGCGTTGGGCGAGAAGATCCAACTTATTCAGCAGGAAGGGCAAGGCCCCGATAAAGATCGCCAAGAAGCTTCCCATGTACATTCTGCATTTTTCAGTGCCGATGAGAAGCATGTCTTTGTACAGAATTTAGGAACCGACCGCGTGACGATTTACCGCGTAGCGCATGAGAAAGATCAGTATAAGCTCGTGGAGGAATCTGTTATATCCACGCCTGCGGCGGGAGGACCAAGACATTTGGTGTTGGATCAAAAAGAAAAAAACCTATACGTGCTGTTGGAGATGAAAGCGCAGATTGCGCATTATACAAAAGAGAAAGATACTTGGAAACTGATCGATACGCTCTCCATCAATGCTGATGGCTTCACGGGCGAGAATGGCGCTGCTGAGATCAAGTTCTCACCAGATCTCAAATTCCTCTATGCCAGCAACCGTGGCGAGGCAAATAGCATTGCCCTTTTCTCTGTAGATAAATCTGGGGCCTTGCTCAAAAAATCGGTGTATAGCACGGAGGGAAAAGGGCCTAGAAACTTCAATATCAGTCCTGATGGGCGTTTTTTATTGGTCGCCAATCAATCAACAGACGATATCGTCGTCTTCAAGCGCGACCTGAACAGCGGTGAGATAATTGATACCGGTAAAAAAATTGAGGTATCTACACCGGTGTGTATTATTTTTTAA
- a CDS encoding monovalent cation/H+ antiporter complex subunit F has protein sequence MITLETYFDYVILPILAIAVMLVFIRLFKGPSLVDRVISLDLIITTGIGIITVYSIRSNQEVFLDVAIILALIAFLGTVAFAYYIEKQNDD, from the coding sequence ATGATTACACTTGAAACATACTTTGATTACGTTATTCTGCCAATCCTAGCCATCGCCGTTATGTTGGTATTCATTCGGCTGTTCAAGGGTCCTTCATTGGTTGACCGCGTGATATCGTTGGATTTGATTATTACCACTGGGATCGGTATTATTACCGTTTACAGTATCCGCTCTAACCAAGAAGTGTTTTTGGATGTGGCGATCATACTTGCGCTGATTGCCTTCTTGGGAACGGTAGCTTTTGCTTACTATATAGAAAAACAGAATGATGATTGA
- a CDS encoding UbiA prenyltransferase family protein, with the protein MNLLRQGYYFLIYTNLLIAGAAMAQCALTYIFFQADFDYAMIGIEGAATLLLYNFSLLLSRPKYPQQSKYRRTRWVFKNEWILWLNSGLAALLLAFAIFQIHLYSLLLLAGIGLFSVAYSFPLFPYRGKLVGLRQLPAVKIFHIALVWTLSSVLLPAFELYLDGSAIDTHRLLALFSLKFIFLLICTLPFDIRDIEQDSYYHLKTIPNMIGAERAITLCYVLLALHSSCVLLAAFPWALKIGILSTNLLIAIVLRTVVFRHAKRYHNAYLLDFALVMQFLVVLLSVNLFPALR; encoded by the coding sequence ATGAATCTATTGCGACAAGGCTACTACTTTTTGATCTATACGAACCTGCTAATCGCTGGCGCAGCGATGGCACAATGTGCCTTGACCTATATTTTCTTTCAGGCCGATTTTGATTATGCTATGATTGGAATTGAAGGAGCAGCCACGCTGTTGCTCTATAATTTTAGTCTCCTACTATCGCGCCCAAAATACCCGCAACAGTCAAAGTATAGAAGAACACGCTGGGTATTTAAAAATGAGTGGATATTATGGCTGAACAGTGGTCTTGCAGCCCTATTGCTTGCTTTCGCCATTTTTCAGATACATCTTTACAGCTTGTTGCTCTTGGCAGGGATAGGCCTATTCAGCGTAGCCTATTCTTTTCCTCTATTTCCCTATCGCGGGAAATTGGTGGGTTTGCGGCAGCTCCCGGCTGTTAAAATTTTCCATATCGCACTTGTGTGGACATTAAGCTCCGTGCTGCTACCTGCTTTTGAGCTGTATCTAGATGGCTCCGCTATCGATACGCATCGTTTGCTGGCGTTATTCTCCTTAAAGTTTATCTTCTTGCTGATTTGCACCTTGCCATTCGATATTCGGGACATAGAGCAAGACTCCTATTATCACTTGAAGACTATTCCCAATATGATTGGTGCGGAGCGAGCGATCACCCTATGTTATGTACTGCTCGCCTTACATAGCAGCTGTGTGCTCCTTGCCGCATTTCCTTGGGCTCTGAAGATCGGAATCCTTAGCACGAATTTGTTGATTGCCATCGTGTTGCGAACGGTTGTTTTTCGACATGCTAAGCGCTACCACAATGCCTATCTACTTGATTTTGCTTTAGTGATGCAGTTTCTCGTCGTACTTTTGTCTGTTAATCTTTTTCCCGCTCTGCGATAA